The following are from one region of the Hyla sarda isolate aHylSar1 chromosome 6, aHylSar1.hap1, whole genome shotgun sequence genome:
- the LOC130277562 gene encoding uncharacterized protein LOC130277562 → MELKGLGFVPLLLAFWCAAWLATSYIMTVVLGHAASPLMSISDVGNFFPESILFRIGFIGTSIGTLVLTFLIYKYMVMHTEEFRGHQVLIQRILLAIVWASCFATAVMHVLSPEEYPRIHFVSTIISITCEALYYLGQSIQMYRLQGAKKVIHHSRCTCCGLTFVCVVFYFGYETLKELFHNDEDWDEIREIPIIIIEWVMLLLILINIVTYYSTMQRLLLTVSRNSCTLSLRVKIDDFGV, encoded by the exons atggagctaaaaggactggggttcgtccccctcctgttggcgttttggtgtgcggcctggcttgccaccagctacatcatgacggtcgtcctcggccatgcagcctcgccactgatgagcatcag tgacgtgggaaatttctttcccgaaagcatattattcagaattggattcatagggacgtccattggcactttggtactaacctttcttatttataagtatatggttatgcatactgaagagttcaggggtcatcaggtcctgatccagaggatcctgctggccattgtgtgggcctcctgttttgccacagctgttatgcatgtattgtcccccgaagaataccccaggatacactttgtcagcacgataatttccattacatgtgaagccttatactaccttgggcagtccatccagatgtatagattacaaggagcaaaaaaagtcatccaccatagtagatgcacctgctgtggcctgacttttgtctgtgtagttttctattttggatatgaaacattaaaggaattattccataatgatgaagactgggacgagatccgtgaaatccccatcataatcatcgagtgggtgatgcttctactgatcctgataaacatcgtgacctattattccaccatgcagaggttattgttgaccgtctccagaaacagctgcacactctctcttagagtaaaaattgatgactttggggtgtag
- the LOC130277563 gene encoding uncharacterized protein LOC130277563, giving the protein MELKGLGFVPLLLAFWCAAWLATSYIMTVVLGHAASPLMSISDVGNFFPESILFRIGFIGTSIGTLVLTFLIYKYMVMHTEESRGHQVLIQRILLAIVWASCFATAVMHVLSPEEYPRIHFVSTIISITCEALYYLGQSIQMYKLPGAKKVIHHSRCTCCGLTFICVVFYFGYETLKELFHNDEDWDEICEIPIIIIKWVMLLLILINIVTYYSTMQRLLLTVSRNSCTLSLRVKIDDFGV; this is encoded by the exons atggagctaaaaggactggggttcgtccccctcctgttggcgttttggtgtgcggcctggcttgccaccagctacatcatgacggtcgtcctcggccatgcagcctcgccactgatgagcatcag tgacgtgggaaatttctttcccgaaagcatattattcagaattggattcatagggacgtccattggcactttggtactaacctttcttatttataagtatatggttatgcatactgaagagtccaggggtcatcaggtcctgatccagaggatcctgctggccattgtgtgggcctcctgttttgccacagctgttatgcatgtattgtcccccgaagaataccccaggatacactttgtcagcacgataatttccattacatgtgaagccttatactaccttgggcagtccatccagatgtataaattaccaggagcaaaaaaagtcatccaccatagtagatgcacctgctgtggcctgacttttatctgtgtagttttctattttggatatgaaacattaaaggaattattccataatgatgaagactgggacgagatctgtgaaatccccatcataatcatcaagtgggtgatgcttctactgatcctgataaacatcgtgacctattattccaccatgcagaggttattgttgaccgtctccagaaacagctgcacactctctcttagagtaaaaattgatgactttggggtgtag
- the LOC130277564 gene encoding DNA damage-regulated autophagy modulator protein 1-like translates to MELKGLGFVPLLLVFWCAAWLATSYIMTVVLGHAASPLMSISDVGNFFPESILFRIGFIGTSIGTLVLTFLIYKYMVMHTEEFRGHQVLIQRILLAIVWASCFATAVMHVLSPEEYPRIHFVSTIISITCEALYYLGQSIQMYKLPGAKKVIHHSRCTCCGLTFACVVFYFGYETLKELFHNDEDWDEIREIPIIIIEWVMLLLILINIVTYYSTMQRLLLTVSRNSCTLSLRVKIDDFGV, encoded by the exons atggagctaaaaggactggggttcgtccccctcctgttggtgttttggtgtgcggcctggcttgccaccagctacatcatgacggtcgtcctcggccatgcagcctcgccactgatgagcatcag tgacgtgggaaatttctttcccgaaagcatattattcagaattggattcatagggacgtccattggcactttggtattaacctttcttatttataagtatatggttatgcatactgaagagttcaggggtcatcaggtcctgatccagaggatcctgctggccattgtgtgggcctcctgttttgccacagctgttatgcatgtattgtcccccgaagaataccccaggatacactttgtcagcacgataatttccattacatgtgaagccttatactaccttgggcagtccatccagatgtataaattaccaggagcaaaaaaagtcatccaccatagtagatgcacctgctgtggcctgacttttgcctgtgtagttttctattttggatatgaaacattaaaggaattattccataatgatgaagactgggacgagatccgtgaaatccccatcataatcatcgagtgggtgatgcttctactgatcctgataaacatcgtgacctattattccaccatgcagaggttattgttgaccgtctccagaaacagctgcacactctctcttagagtcaaaattgatgacttcggggtgtag